The window CTTGCAGCATCAGCGTTCCTGGCTCGCAGGCTTCATGTTCGCGCTCGGCACCGCCATCAAGGTGTTTCCCATTGCGGTGCTGCCCTATCTGGTCTGGCGGCGAAAGTGGGGAGCCGCCGTCGCCACGGTCGCCTTCACCGGCATGCTTCTCTATATCGTGCCGGCCCCCATTCGCGGCTTCGAGCGCAACGCCGCCGAGGTCAAGACCTGGTATCAGGGCATGGTCGGGTCGAGCTCGGAAAAAGGATTTGGCCAGCGCGACGAGCAGAACTGGTCGTGGGTGAACCAGTCACTCATTTCCGTCACGCACCGGCTGGTCCGGCCCATCAACTACAATCAGGAGGATCCCAACAAGCCGCCGCGCACGATGAATGTCATCGACGTCGATTACAGGACGGCGAACTGGATCGTGCTGGCGCTGTCGGCCTTACTCGGATTGGGCTTCGTCGCGGTCATGCCACGGCAAGCGCGGCGTACGGCGCGCTCGGACGCCGAGGAGCTCGGCATCTTGTTCTGCCTGATGACGGTGGCATCGCCCCTGGCGCGGCAATACTATTTCATGTGGCTGTTCTTCCCGATGACGGTGCTGATGCATCGCGCCGCCTTCGACGAGCGGGCGAACGTGCGCCTGGGAACCTGGCTCGCCCTTGGCGCCGCCGGCATCCTCATGCTGCTGGCGCTGCCGTGGTTTCCCAATGTCTTTCAGGCCTGGGGCAATAACCTCGTCGCCACGGCGGTCCTCGCAGCTAGTCTCGCATGGCACATCCGGCATCCGCCGGTTGCGGCTGGCCCCAACGCCGCGGCAGCGCTAAAAGCCGATAGTTCTTGAGAAGACAGCTTGAGCCCCGACGTCTTGGGATTCGAACGCAGGGAATACGACAATGGCAAATGCGCAGCTTCAATCCGTGCTCGACCACATCGACAAGGAGTTCGACAACAGCCTGGAGCGTTTGTTCTCGCTGTTGCGGATCAAGTCGATCTCCGCCGATCCGGCCTTCGCGGCCGATTGCAAGGCGGCGGCCGAGCATCTTGCCAGGGACATCGCGAGCCTCGGCGTTGCGACTGAAGTGAGGCCGACCGCCGGCCATCCCGCGGTCGTCGGCAAGAGCGTCGCGGGCGGCCGGCCGCATGTGCTGTTCTACGGCCACTATGATGTGCAGCCGGTCGATCCGATCGAGCTCTGGCACCGTCCGCCATTTGAGCCTGTTGTCACCGACCATGCCGACGGCCGCAAGATCATCGTGGCGCGCGGCGCCGAGGACGACAAGGGCCAGGTCATGACCTTCGTCGAGGCCTGCCGCGCCTGGAAGAAGGTGACGGGATCACTGCCGATCGACGTCACGTTCCTGATCGAAGGCGAGGAAGAAGTCGGCTCGAAGAACTTCGTGCCGTTCATCGAAGCCAACAAGGACGAGTTCAAGGCAGATTACGTGCTGGTCTGCGACACCGGCATGTGGGACCGCAACACGCCCGCGATCACGACCTCGCTGCGCGGTCTGCTCTATGAGGAGCTCAAGATCACCGCCGCCAATCGCGACCTGCATTCCGGCGTGTTCGGCGGCAGCGCGATGAATCCGATCCGGGTGCTGACCAAAATTCTCGGCGGGCTGTTCGACGATGACAGCCGTATCACCATTCCGGGCTTCTATGACGGGGTGAAGGACACGCCGCCGGACATTCTCGCGCAGTGGAAGAAGCTCGACTTCACGCCAGACACGTTCCTCAAGCCCGTCGGGCTATCGATACCGGCCGGCGAGAAGGGCAGGCTCCTGGTCGAGCAGGCTTCCACGCGTCCGACCTGCGACGTCAACGGCATCTGGGGCGGTTACATCGGTGAGGGCTCCAAGACGGTGATCCCGTCGCACGCCTCGGCCAAGGTCTCGTTCCGGCTGGTCGAAGGGCAGGATCCGCAAAAGATCCGCAAGGCTTTCCGTGAATACGTGACGGCGCGCATTCCGGGAGACTGCAAGGTCGAGTTCGGCGACCACTCTGCCGGGCCTGCGATTGCGCTCGACTGGAACATGAAGCCGCTCGCCGCCGCCAAGACCGCGTTGACCGAGGAATGGGGCAAGGAGACCGTGCTGATGGGCTCAGGCGCCTCGATCCCGATCGTCGCAGACTTCAAGCGCGCGCTCGGGCTCGACTCGCTGCTCGTCGGTTTCGGCCTCGACGACGACAACATCCACTCGCCGAACGAGAAGTACGACCTCCGCAGCTTCCAGAAAGGCATCCGCTCCTGGGCCCGCATCCTCGCGGCGCTGGCAGAGGTGAAGTAGCGGGCGCTCTGTCCTCGTCATTGCGAGCATAGCGAAGCAATCCAGAATCTCCCCGCGAAGACAGCCTGGATTGCTTCGTCGCTTCGCTCCTCGCAATGACGGGGGCCAAATAAAAACGCCGCCCGGAATTGGGCGGCGTTTCATTCCGAAAATGTGTAGAGGGTGTTGAGACCTACCCTACACCAAATCCCGAAAATCTCAAGAGCGGTAGCCCGGAAGCTCGCGGTCCAGCTTGCGCAGCAGCGGCGGCCACACGAGGTTAGTGGCGCGCAATTCGGCGCGGTCGCGGTTAGCGAGCAGCTCGGTGTTCTTGTCGATCGCGACATCGTCGACCGGATAGACCGGCGTGCCCAGCGCGCGCGTACGCACCTGCATCGAGCAGGCCCGCTCCAGGTGATACATGCGCTCGAAGGCCGAGGCGACCGAGCGCCCGACCGTCATCGTGCCGTGGTTGCGCAGCAGCATGTGGTTGTGATCGCCGAGGTCCTTCTGCAGCCGCGGCCGCTCGTCGTGGTCGAGCGCGATGCCTTCGTAGTCGTGATAGGCGAGGTCGTGGGTGACGAGCTGGGCGGTCTGGTTCAGCGGCAGCAGGCCTTCGGCGCTGCTCGAAACCGCGGTGCCGTCGAGGGTATGGAGATGCAGCACGCAGATGGCGTCCTCGCGCACTTCGTGGATCGCCGAGTGGATGGTGAAACCGGCGGGGTTGATGCTGTACTCGCTCTCGGAGAGCTGGTTGCCGTGCAGATCGACCTTGACCAGGCTCGACGCCCTGATCTCGTCGAACATCAGCCCGTAGGGGTTGATGAGGAAATGATGGTCGGGGCCGGGCACGCGCGCTGAGATGTGGGTGTCGACCAAATCGTCCCAGCCGTAGAGTGAGACGAGGCGATAGCAGGCGGCGAGATTGACCCGTTGCTGCCACTCGGCCTCCGTCATGTTCGACGGCACTTCCTTCAGGCGCGCTTCCGCTGGCGACATGGCTGATCTCTCCGAACATCATTGTTTCGGGGAGGGAGCGTAGTCTTGCCGCGAGCTGCCAGCAAGGCACACAAAGCGCGGCAGTCCAGCGTAGCCCGCATGAGCGAAGCGATATGCGGGGCTGCCTGATAGGCCCCGGATGTCGCTGCGCTCATCCGCTACGGTCGGGAGGAATTTGTTACGGCGCCGGGATCGACAGCAGGCTGGAAATGCTGCTGCCGCGGATATCGTAGACGCGGGCGAACACCACGTCGTCGCGCTTGATCTCGACCAGCACGGGCGCGGTGAGGCCCTTGCAGTAGAACTCACCGAGGGTCATGGCGAAATCGGCGGCATTGGAATCCCAGCCGATGGTGAAGTCGGGACCGAGCGCGACCTGGGCGGGGCGCTGCGGACCGCACACGGCGACCTTCCATTTGCGGTTGCGTGGCGGCACTTCCTGGCGTTCGACCAGCTGCTCGCGCAATTCGTCCGAGGCCTGCTTCAGCGCCAGACCCCAATAATCCAGCATGAAGCGGTCGTCGGCGCCGCGCACGGTGCCGGCGATGTGGTTGAAGTGGGTGTATTGATAGGGATGCAGCCGGATCATCTCGGCGAGCGAGAGCGCAAGGCCAAAGCAGAAGGTGGCGAGCACGACCGGTTGCCAGGTGCGGTGATTGGCGCGCAGGCGCTCCATGGCCCAGCCAAAGGCGACGCCGCCCAGCACCGCCATCGGCGGGATCACGAATACGAAATGGCGGATGCCGTTGTACAGCGCCGGCCGCTTCACCATTGCG of the Bradyrhizobium sp. WSM1417 genome contains:
- a CDS encoding M20/M25/M40 family metallo-hydrolase; its protein translation is MANAQLQSVLDHIDKEFDNSLERLFSLLRIKSISADPAFAADCKAAAEHLARDIASLGVATEVRPTAGHPAVVGKSVAGGRPHVLFYGHYDVQPVDPIELWHRPPFEPVVTDHADGRKIIVARGAEDDKGQVMTFVEACRAWKKVTGSLPIDVTFLIEGEEEVGSKNFVPFIEANKDEFKADYVLVCDTGMWDRNTPAITTSLRGLLYEELKITAANRDLHSGVFGGSAMNPIRVLTKILGGLFDDDSRITIPGFYDGVKDTPPDILAQWKKLDFTPDTFLKPVGLSIPAGEKGRLLVEQASTRPTCDVNGIWGGYIGEGSKTVIPSHASAKVSFRLVEGQDPQKIRKAFREYVTARIPGDCKVEFGDHSAGPAIALDWNMKPLAAAKTALTEEWGKETVLMGSGASIPIVADFKRALGLDSLLVGFGLDDDNIHSPNEKYDLRSFQKGIRSWARILAALAEVK
- a CDS encoding class II aldolase/adducin family protein, coding for MSPAEARLKEVPSNMTEAEWQQRVNLAACYRLVSLYGWDDLVDTHISARVPGPDHHFLINPYGLMFDEIRASSLVKVDLHGNQLSESEYSINPAGFTIHSAIHEVREDAICVLHLHTLDGTAVSSSAEGLLPLNQTAQLVTHDLAYHDYEGIALDHDERPRLQKDLGDHNHMLLRNHGTMTVGRSVASAFERMYHLERACSMQVRTRALGTPVYPVDDVAIDKNTELLANRDRAELRATNLVWPPLLRKLDRELPGYRS
- a CDS encoding glycosyltransferase family 87 protein; the encoded protein is MTSPESFVRPGALRTLSLRAPLDLLFLLCCFILAADVLGPEIFGHGKTKDYGLWYWAGQQVLNGGPLYPGDIHEYFEFIYPPLPAILLAIPSWFGKIALYSVLSILNIAAWWYTGMLSNAMTGSGRTPGPWVEALPALVTVTFVFDMFDLGQPNLVLLAMMLYGFWSLQHQRSWLAGFMFALGTAIKVFPIAVLPYLVWRRKWGAAVATVAFTGMLLYIVPAPIRGFERNAAEVKTWYQGMVGSSSEKGFGQRDEQNWSWVNQSLISVTHRLVRPINYNQEDPNKPPRTMNVIDVDYRTANWIVLALSALLGLGFVAVMPRQARRTARSDAEELGILFCLMTVASPLARQYYFMWLFFPMTVLMHRAAFDERANVRLGTWLALGAAGILMLLALPWFPNVFQAWGNNLVATAVLAASLAWHIRHPPVAAGPNAAAALKADSS